TGGATGTAAGACTACAGTAATTTGAGATAATTTATGCCAGAAAAAAAAAGCAAAAAGAAAAAAGAGACTGCTGAAAAGAAAACTAACAAGCAAAAAAGAAAGAGTCATCTCCCGGCGATATTTACAGTTTTGATATGTATCGTTGTTTTTTTTGTTGCTGCCGTCGCAGTTTATTCGAATCTTTATGAACAGAAGATATACCCCGGTGTTTCGGTAGGACAAAAAAAATTACAGGGTTTATCTTACATGGAAGGAATAGATCAAATTGAAAATGCAATAATTGGTATTGAAGATGAGGGTTTGGTGTTTATTTATCAAGATACGGAATTGGTCTTAGACTCTAAAATGACAAGCATTGAAAGTGGTGTTGAATATGAAATATTCTATTTTGATGGTAATACGATGATTGATGAAGCATATCTGACGGGAAGAAGAGGATCATATTTGAATAAGCTCAGGGATCAATTAGCAGCGCTCATGTTCGGAAGAGATATCCCTGTCGAATACTTTTTAGATTTGAGTAAAGTTGAGATTGTTTTGAAAGAAAAATTTTCACAATTTGAATCGCCCCATATTGATGCATCTTTGGCAGTGAATGATGATTTATCCTTCTCAATTACGAAGGAGCAGTCGGGAAAGGTATTTGATTATGATTTAATAATGAATGAGGTAAAAAATAAATTTGTATCACTTCAGCCGGGATCAATAAACATGGAATTAATATTTGATCCGATTCAGATAACACAAAAACAAGCCACTGCATTTTTATCTGATGCGGAAAAAATAGCAAAGTATGCACCGTTTAAAATAAATTACGATGACAAAGCCTGGGAAATTTCGGAAGAAGAATTCCGCGAATGGTTAAACTTTCTACCCGATGCTCAGTCAGGAATCAAAATCGGGTTAGACGGAGAAACAGTTGGAAAATATCTTGATACTTTGCGCGAAGTAGTGGATATCCCGGTATCGGATGGTAAATTCAGAATGGAGGCGGACAGAGTTGTGGAATTCCAGGGCAGTAGACCGGGGGTAATTATTGATTCAGAAAAAACGATACAGAAAATTACCGAAGATATTATTAACAATAGCGGTAAAGAAACAAGCCTGGTTGTTAAAACTGAAGAACCGGAAATTTCTGTCGGCAATGTAAATGATCTTGGGATCAAAGAACTGATTGGTACGGGTAAGTCTGATTTTACCGGCAGCCCCACGAATAGAAGAGCGAATATCAAGCTGGGCGCGGAAAAGTTGAACGGGATATTAATCAAACCCGGAGAGGAATTTTCACTGCTGAAAGCCCTGGGCAGTTTTGAAGCATCCGAGGGCTGGTTGCCGGAATTGGTGATTAAAGGGAATAAAACTGTCCCTGAGCTTGGTGGTGGCGCATGCCAGTTCGGAACTACTATGTTTAGGACCGCACTGAATACCGGCCTGCCGATTACTAACCGACAAAATCACTCTTATTCGGTTTCCTACTATTTCCCCGTAGGAACGGATGCTACAATTTATGATCCGGCGCCTGATTTTAAATTTATCAATGACACAAAACATTATATTTTAATTCAAACCAAAATTGAAGAAAACATAATGACTTTTGAAATGTGGGGTACAAAAGACGGCAGGGTAGCGGAACAGACAACTCCCGTGCTTTCAAATTATGTAAGTCCCCCCGCCACAAAAATAGTGGAGACAACTGATCTTGCTCCGGGCGTGACTAAGTGCACGGAGAAGGCACATACCGGCGTAACCGCATCATTTGACTATAAGGTAACTTATGAGGAAGGTGAAGTTAAAGAACAGAATTTTACCAGCAAATATAAGCCTTGGCAGGAGGTGTGTTTGAAAGGGGTGGAAAAGTTAAGTGAAGAACCTAAGCCAGAATAGCGATGGATCCAAATGAATATCTGAAAGGGAAGTTAGAGACTTGCGCTCAAACCGAGTTAAGACCTGTTGATCGCGAGTTTTTTAAATTGTACGGCGTACAGGATTTTATTTATCGGATGCTCATGCTTAAGAAATTCAGAAAATGGAAAACAAGTGACGAATATGCCGGTGAAATAAAAAAATCGATAACTTATGCAGTTGCAAAAAATGAACCATTCGAACTTTCCTGGTTTTTTGGTGGTTATAAGCTTTGGCGTTTTCCGTCCGCTCCGCTAGTTGATTGGGCGGAACTATTTACAATTTCATATCTGGTAGAATATGCATCGATGATTGCAAAAGTGTATGAACCGGGAATTAAAATTGTTTTCTGGGCAGCTCATCCTTCAGTTATGAAACTCCAGAGTAATATTCCGGAAAA
The Patescibacteria group bacterium DNA segment above includes these coding regions:
- a CDS encoding VanW family protein — its product is MPEKKSKKKKETAEKKTNKQKRKSHLPAIFTVLICIVVFFVAAVAVYSNLYEQKIYPGVSVGQKKLQGLSYMEGIDQIENAIIGIEDEGLVFIYQDTELVLDSKMTSIESGVEYEIFYFDGNTMIDEAYLTGRRGSYLNKLRDQLAALMFGRDIPVEYFLDLSKVEIVLKEKFSQFESPHIDASLAVNDDLSFSITKEQSGKVFDYDLIMNEVKNKFVSLQPGSINMELIFDPIQITQKQATAFLSDAEKIAKYAPFKINYDDKAWEISEEEFREWLNFLPDAQSGIKIGLDGETVGKYLDTLREVVDIPVSDGKFRMEADRVVEFQGSRPGVIIDSEKTIQKITEDIINNSGKETSLVVKTEEPEISVGNVNDLGIKELIGTGKSDFTGSPTNRRANIKLGAEKLNGILIKPGEEFSLLKALGSFEASEGWLPELVIKGNKTVPELGGGACQFGTTMFRTALNTGLPITNRQNHSYSVSYYFPVGTDATIYDPAPDFKFINDTKHYILIQTKIEENIMTFEMWGTKDGRVAEQTTPVLSNYVSPPATKIVETTDLAPGVTKCTEKAHTGVTASFDYKVTYEEGEVKEQNFTSKYKPWQEVCLKGVEKLSEEPKPE